In Helianthus annuus cultivar XRQ/B chromosome 3, HanXRQr2.0-SUNRISE, whole genome shotgun sequence, a single window of DNA contains:
- the LOC110931627 gene encoding uncharacterized protein LOC110931627: MDRGCHVWSDVGNGRNTSAWFDLWSDLGPLGDFLSPRTITDADFHLDDTVFNIFSNGTWNWPVAWRDLFPILTQLDHFQLEPTKSDRLLWKDGGEFQDFSSSAVWHSVRHRESEVDWSGIVWFAQWIPRHAFMMWLIMKGKLLTQDKILQWDLSRRKNMNMMCCLSCYENFDSHQHLFFECKFSDKVWNMIRSKVGMVAVSLRWVDIIDWLCARVQSKKAEVYVAKILVAAAAYTIWQE, translated from the coding sequence atggatcgtggatgccatgtttgGTCCGACGTAGGTAATGGCCGTAATACTTCAGCTTGGTTTGATCTTTGGAGCGATTTGGGGCCTCTTGGTGATTTTCTTTCGCCAAGAACTATTACAGATGCTGATTTTCATTTGGATGACACCGTGTTCAATATTTTCTCTAACGGAACATGGAATTGGCCTGTGGCATGGAGGGATCTTTTCCCTATTCTTACTCAGCTGGATCACTTTCAATTAGAACCAACAAAATCTGACCGGTTGCTATGGAAAGATGGTGGTGAATTTCAGGATTTTTCTTCGTCAGCCGTGTGGCATTCGGTCCGGCATAGAGAATCAGAGGTGGATTGGAGCGGCATTGTTTGGTTTGCCCAATGGATTCCTAGGCACGCTTTTATGATGTGGTTGATAATGAAGGGAAAGCTCCTTACTCAAGACAAAATTCTGCAGTGGGATCTCTCAAGGCGAAaaaacatgaatatgatgtgctgTTTATCATGCTATGAGAATTTTGACTCTCATCAGCATCTATTTTTTGAGTGTAAATTCTCTGATAAAGTTTGGAATATGATTCGAAGTAAAGTGGGGATGGTGGCCGTGAGTTTGAGATGGGTGGATATCATCGATTGGTTATGTGCTCGAGTtcagtcaaagaaagctgaggttTATGTTGCGAAGATTCTAGTTGCGGCAGCTGCGTATACTATTTGGCAAGAGTAG